The Thermus brockianus genome window below encodes:
- the thiI gene encoding tRNA uracil 4-sulfurtransferase ThiI — translation MKETLVLVNLFHELALKGQNRPLFLKRAKAHVREALKGLGATLEADWAMALLFRLEEGAWPEAQSRLQDTLGVESFARVLRTPPDLQALEAALAGVLAGERFASFRITAKRSDKAFPLTSPEIERRLGAFVKERTGAQVRLRGAEREFVVRILPGAALLEVARYPGPGGLPPGVSGKVVALLSGGIDSPVAAYRLMRRGAEVVLVHFHPFPLLSGASREKAMALAERLARFQHRIRLHLVPFSEVQRHIIVEAPTPYRVVLYRRYMLRIAEAIAKEEGALALCTGDSLGQVASQTLENLYAVNQAATLPVFRPLIGSDKQEIMAEAKRIGTYPISILPDEECCTLFAPKHPVTRARLAVVLEAEKRLPTEELIALALREREVVTYAWPGRKPLKEAGEKAFIMEHGPPRG, via the coding sequence ATGAAGGAAACCCTGGTCCTGGTCAACCTCTTCCACGAGCTCGCCCTCAAGGGGCAGAACCGACCCCTTTTTCTGAAGAGAGCCAAGGCCCACGTGCGGGAGGCCCTGAAGGGGCTTGGGGCCACCTTGGAGGCGGACTGGGCCATGGCCCTCCTCTTCCGCCTGGAGGAGGGGGCCTGGCCCGAGGCCCAGTCCCGGCTTCAGGACACCCTGGGGGTGGAAAGCTTCGCCCGGGTCCTGCGCACGCCCCCGGACCTCCAGGCCCTCGAGGCCGCTTTGGCGGGGGTCTTGGCGGGAGAGCGCTTCGCAAGCTTCCGCATCACCGCCAAGCGCTCGGACAAGGCCTTCCCCCTCACCTCCCCCGAGATCGAAAGGCGCCTTGGGGCCTTCGTGAAGGAAAGGACCGGGGCCCAGGTGCGGCTTAGGGGGGCGGAAAGGGAGTTCGTGGTGCGCATCCTCCCGGGGGCGGCCCTTTTGGAGGTGGCCCGTTACCCGGGGCCCGGGGGGCTTCCCCCCGGGGTTTCCGGGAAGGTGGTGGCCCTCCTCTCGGGGGGCATAGACTCCCCCGTGGCCGCCTACCGCCTCATGCGCCGGGGGGCGGAGGTGGTCCTCGTCCACTTCCACCCCTTCCCCCTCCTCTCCGGGGCGAGCCGGGAGAAGGCCATGGCCCTGGCCGAGCGCCTCGCCCGCTTCCAGCACCGCATCCGCCTCCACCTCGTCCCCTTCAGCGAGGTGCAGCGGCACATCATCGTGGAGGCCCCCACCCCTTACCGGGTGGTCCTCTACCGCCGCTACATGCTCCGCATCGCCGAGGCCATCGCCAAGGAGGAAGGGGCCTTGGCCCTCTGCACGGGGGACAGCCTGGGCCAGGTGGCCTCGCAGACCCTGGAGAACCTCTATGCGGTGAACCAGGCGGCCACCCTCCCCGTCTTCCGCCCTCTCATCGGCTCCGATAAACAGGAAATCATGGCCGAGGCCAAGCGCATCGGCACCTACCCCATCTCCATCCTCCCCGACGAGGAGTGCTGCACCCTCTTCGCCCCCAAGCACCCCGTGACCCGGGCGCGGCTGGCGGTGGTTTTGGAGGCCGAAAAGCGCCTTCCCACGGAGGAACTCATCGCCCTCGCCCTAAGGGAAAGGGAGGTGGTCACCTACGCCTGGCCGGGGCGAAAGCCCCTTAAAGAGGCGGGGGAGAAGGCTTTTATAATGGAGCATGGACCTCCTCGAGGCTAA
- a CDS encoding NUDIX domain-containing protein, whose translation MPKKRSVALAAWGEEGLLLVLRPPEDPEFGGAWGLPAVSLEGEETLEEACHRVAREKLGTALAEARPLAFGVEERPRYTLELWVFEGRLLAPPKLPAPKPGKTYYAAFRYGHPEDLREAAKRGSLCSRLYLAVKGLCP comes from the coding sequence GTGCCCAAGAAGCGCTCCGTGGCCCTGGCCGCCTGGGGGGAGGAGGGGCTTCTCTTGGTCCTGCGGCCCCCCGAGGACCCCGAGTTCGGGGGAGCCTGGGGGCTTCCCGCCGTAAGCCTGGAAGGGGAAGAGACCCTGGAGGAGGCCTGCCACCGCGTGGCCCGGGAAAAGCTCGGCACCGCCCTCGCCGAGGCCAGGCCCCTCGCCTTTGGCGTGGAGGAAAGGCCCCGCTACACCCTGGAGCTATGGGTCTTTGAGGGGAGGCTCCTCGCCCCCCCAAAGCTTCCCGCGCCCAAGCCCGGCAAGACCTACTACGCCGCCTTCCGCTATGGCCACCCCGAGGACCTGCGGGAAGCGGCCAAGCGGGGCTCCTTGTGCAGCCGGCTCTACCTGGCGGTGAAAGGGCTTTGCCCATGA
- a CDS encoding carboxylesterase/lipase family protein: protein MPKKLGLLVLLGVSLAQGFSVNTPLGRAQGQIENGAIAFYGLPYAEAERFRAPRPVLAWPKGVGQATVACPQTPGITEWFGGPIPPKREDCLALNIYLPLETPPPEGFPVMVFLHGGAFTSGAGAEPIYLGHRLAQEGVMVVAPNYRLGPLGFLALPALAQEDPKAVGNYGVLDVLEALRFVQRYARHFGGNPQNVTLFGESAGGMMVCTLLATPEAQGLFHRAIVQSGGCNYVRPLAEDFPLGEAWAKARGCDPKDLACLRALPLERLFPEEPTLEAMGRFLSRPSVFRTNPFKPHLSPLLPQDPREALRQGKARGIPLIAGANLEEVSFPALQGLLAPRGWEEAKERLLASGLSQAQAEALLALYQKRYPNPQAAWGGLQTDLTLLCPSLQVARLQSPHAPTYAYLFTFRVPGLEGLGSFHGLDLAPLFGHLHTPPFLPLFLGAEAWEKAEALGKRMRRYWTSFAREGEPLGWPRWPLYREGYLLRLDTPVGLLPDFYGERCGPLEALGLL from the coding sequence ATGCCAAAGAAACTGGGTTTGCTGGTACTCCTCGGAGTATCCCTGGCGCAGGGTTTTAGCGTCAACACTCCCCTAGGAAGGGCCCAAGGACAGATAGAGAACGGGGCCATCGCTTTCTATGGGCTTCCCTACGCCGAGGCCGAGCGGTTTAGGGCTCCAAGGCCCGTCCTAGCCTGGCCTAAAGGCGTGGGCCAAGCGACGGTAGCCTGCCCGCAAACCCCGGGAATCACGGAATGGTTTGGAGGACCCATTCCCCCCAAGCGGGAGGACTGTCTCGCGCTCAACATTTACCTTCCCCTAGAGACACCTCCACCCGAGGGCTTTCCGGTTATGGTCTTCCTACACGGGGGTGCCTTCACCTCGGGAGCAGGAGCCGAGCCCATCTACCTAGGGCACCGCCTAGCCCAGGAAGGGGTTATGGTGGTAGCCCCCAACTACCGGCTTGGGCCCTTGGGCTTCCTCGCCCTCCCTGCCCTGGCCCAGGAAGACCCCAAAGCCGTGGGCAACTACGGGGTTTTGGACGTCCTCGAGGCCCTGCGCTTCGTCCAGCGCTACGCCCGCCACTTCGGGGGCAACCCCCAAAACGTCACCCTCTTCGGGGAATCCGCCGGAGGGATGATGGTCTGCACCCTCCTCGCCACCCCCGAGGCCCAGGGGCTCTTCCACCGAGCCATCGTCCAATCGGGCGGGTGCAACTACGTACGGCCCCTGGCCGAAGACTTCCCTTTAGGCGAGGCCTGGGCCAAGGCCCGGGGATGCGACCCGAAGGACCTGGCCTGCCTACGAGCCCTCCCTCTGGAAAGGCTCTTCCCTGAGGAACCCACCCTGGAGGCCATGGGCCGCTTCCTCTCCCGGCCCTCCGTCTTCCGCACAAACCCCTTCAAACCCCACCTCTCCCCCCTCCTCCCCCAAGACCCCCGGGAAGCCCTCCGCCAGGGGAAGGCCCGGGGCATCCCTCTCATCGCCGGGGCCAACTTAGAGGAGGTGAGCTTCCCCGCCCTCCAGGGGCTCTTGGCCCCGCGGGGCTGGGAGGAGGCCAAGGAAAGGCTCTTGGCGTCGGGGCTTTCCCAAGCGCAAGCGGAAGCCCTCCTCGCCCTCTACCAAAAGCGCTACCCCAACCCCCAAGCCGCCTGGGGAGGGCTCCAAACCGACCTCACCCTCCTCTGCCCCTCCCTGCAAGTGGCCCGCCTGCAAAGCCCCCACGCCCCCACCTACGCCTACCTCTTCACCTTCCGGGTACCGGGCCTCGAGGGCCTAGGTAGCTTCCACGGCCTAGACCTGGCACCCCTTTTCGGCCACCTGCACACACCCCCCTTCCTTCCCCTCTTCCTCGGCGCCGAAGCCTGGGAGAAGGCGGAAGCCCTCGGTAAGCGGATGCGCCGCTACTGGACGAGCTTTGCCAGGGAAGGGGAACCTCTGGGCTGGCCCCGCTGGCCCCTGTACCGGGAGGGATACCTCCTCAGGCTAGATACCCCAGTGGGACTCCTCCCGGACTTCTACGGGGAACGGTGCGGCCCCCTCGAGGCCCTTGGCCTACTATAG
- a CDS encoding ribonuclease HII: protein MEGIEAVFWQRGLRVAGLDEAGRGAWAGPIVVGAVILPPGRYPFRDSKLLTPKARSRLAAEVKRVAWAWALGVAEVEEVDRLGVLKATLLAAERALGALSLSPEALVTDYLPLPTSLPLLAPPKADQNSPSVAAASILAKVHRDALMEGLDRLYPGYGFAQHKGYGTEEHQRALLALGPSPIHRRRFAPVAQAPLRFSEGEGEGEGVG, encoded by the coding sequence TTGGAGGGTATAGAGGCCGTTTTCTGGCAAAGGGGCCTCCGGGTGGCGGGCCTGGACGAGGCAGGCCGGGGGGCCTGGGCGGGGCCCATCGTGGTGGGGGCGGTGATCCTGCCCCCGGGGCGCTACCCTTTCCGCGACTCCAAGCTCCTCACCCCCAAGGCGCGGTCCCGCCTGGCGGCGGAGGTGAAACGGGTGGCTTGGGCCTGGGCCCTGGGGGTGGCGGAGGTGGAAGAGGTGGACCGGCTTGGGGTCCTGAAGGCCACCCTTTTGGCGGCGGAGCGGGCGCTTGGGGCGCTCTCCCTGTCCCCTGAGGCCCTGGTCACGGACTACCTTCCCCTTCCCACCTCCCTTCCCCTTCTCGCCCCCCCTAAGGCGGACCAAAATAGCCCCTCCGTGGCGGCGGCCAGCATCCTGGCTAAAGTGCACCGGGATGCCCTGATGGAGGGCCTGGACCGGCTTTACCCCGGCTACGGCTTCGCCCAGCACAAGGGGTACGGCACGGAGGAGCACCAAAGGGCGCTTCTCGCCCTGGGGCCTTCCCCCATTCATCGGCGGCGCTTCGCCCCCGTGGCCCAGGCTCCCTTAAGGTTTTCTGAAGGCGAGGGCGAGGGGGAGGGCGTAGGCTGA
- a CDS encoding DUF4384 domain-containing protein, with protein sequence MRLLALVLAGLLSGCAVTLEGLTLSYRLDFTPAILRFEPDRGPGAAYFVGEEVRFFLTLASPGWVSLVVVDPDGRTYTLDSFYLPRGTHVLPPGAYRYALTLPRGFHRVRAVYTDTEPGAVRLEGVYTDWEARLRLYLEASRAMRHQVAETYFYVY encoded by the coding sequence ATGCGCCTTTTGGCCCTGGTGTTGGCGGGGCTCCTTTCGGGGTGTGCGGTGACCCTGGAGGGCCTCACCCTTTCCTACCGCTTGGACTTCACCCCAGCCATCCTGCGCTTTGAGCCGGACCGCGGGCCGGGGGCCGCGTACTTCGTGGGGGAGGAGGTGCGGTTTTTCCTCACCTTGGCCTCCCCGGGCTGGGTGAGCCTGGTGGTGGTGGACCCGGATGGCCGCACCTATACCCTGGATAGCTTCTACCTTCCTCGAGGCACCCACGTCCTGCCCCCGGGGGCTTACCGCTACGCCCTCACGCTCCCTCGCGGTTTCCACCGGGTGCGGGCGGTCTACACCGATACCGAACCCGGCGCCGTGCGCCTGGAGGGGGTTTATACCGACTGGGAGGCCCGGCTTAGGCTTTACCTGGAGGCCTCGAGGGCCATGCGCCACCAGGTGGCAGAAACGTATTTTTATGTTTACTGA
- a CDS encoding TRAP transporter substrate-binding protein — MKRRDFLKKAGIGVAASAAFGPVFAQAQPSVRWRLASSFPKSLDTIYGAAEVLAERVSALTGGRFQIRAYQAGEIVPGLQVMDAVQQGTVEVGHTASYYFVGKAAVLAFDTAVPFGLTARQQNAWMYHGGGIELFRPIFADFGIIQFPGGNTGVQMGGWFRKEIKTLADLKGLKMRIPGPGGQVMSRLGVVPQVLAGGDIYPALERGVVDAAEWVGPYDDEKLGFYKVARYYYYPGWHEPGPMLSFYVNLREWQRLPKEYQQAFEVAAAEANQWMMTKYDRVNAPALQRLVKAGVRLRKWPAEVMKAAQKAAFDWYEEEAAKDATYRKVYTAWKAFREEQYRWFGVAELGYEQFAFPAS, encoded by the coding sequence ATGAAGCGGCGTGATTTCTTGAAGAAGGCGGGTATCGGCGTAGCGGCCAGCGCGGCGTTTGGTCCGGTCTTTGCCCAGGCCCAGCCCAGCGTCCGCTGGCGCTTGGCTTCCAGCTTCCCCAAGAGCCTGGACACCATCTACGGGGCGGCGGAGGTCTTGGCAGAGCGCGTTTCCGCGCTTACGGGGGGGCGTTTCCAGATCCGGGCCTACCAGGCGGGGGAGATCGTGCCGGGGCTTCAGGTGATGGACGCCGTGCAACAGGGCACGGTGGAGGTGGGGCACACCGCCAGCTACTACTTCGTGGGGAAGGCTGCGGTTCTGGCCTTTGACACCGCGGTGCCCTTCGGCCTCACCGCCAGGCAGCAGAACGCCTGGATGTACCATGGGGGCGGCATTGAGCTCTTCCGCCCCATCTTTGCCGACTTCGGCATCATCCAGTTCCCGGGCGGCAACACCGGGGTGCAGATGGGGGGCTGGTTCCGCAAGGAGATTAAGACCCTGGCCGACCTTAAGGGCCTCAAGATGCGCATCCCCGGCCCCGGGGGCCAGGTGATGAGCCGCCTGGGCGTGGTGCCCCAGGTCTTGGCGGGTGGGGACATCTACCCGGCCCTGGAGCGGGGCGTGGTGGACGCCGCCGAGTGGGTGGGCCCCTACGACGACGAGAAGCTTGGCTTCTACAAGGTGGCCCGCTACTACTACTACCCCGGCTGGCACGAGCCCGGGCCCATGCTTTCCTTCTACGTGAACCTCCGGGAGTGGCAGCGCCTTCCCAAGGAGTACCAACAGGCCTTTGAGGTGGCGGCGGCGGAGGCCAACCAGTGGATGATGACCAAGTACGACCGGGTGAACGCCCCCGCCCTGCAGCGCCTCGTCAAGGCCGGGGTGCGGCTCAGAAAGTGGCCTGCCGAGGTCATGAAAGCGGCGCAGAAGGCGGCCTTTGACTGGTACGAGGAGGAGGCGGCCAAGGACGCCACCTACCGCAAGGTCTACACGGCCTGGAAGGCCTTCCGGGAAGAGCAGTACCGCTGGTTCGGGGTGGCGGAGCTCGGCTACGAGCAGTTCGCCTTCCCCGCTTCCTAA
- a CDS encoding TRAP transporter small permease subunit encodes MRFLLGLSRAIDALTAGVGRLVVWLVLLVALLSAGNAILRYGFNYSSNAYLEAQWYMFSLIFLLGGAYALKHNAHVRIDLLFGRFSRRTQAWIDVVGTVLFLLPMALGVLYLAWPWAMNSLAIREMSPDVGGLPRWPIKLAVVLGFALLLLQGVSELIKRIAFLTGHRPTPWDEVEKEVLE; translated from the coding sequence ATGCGCTTTCTCTTGGGTTTATCCCGCGCCATAGACGCCCTTACGGCAGGGGTGGGGCGGCTCGTGGTCTGGCTCGTCCTCCTGGTGGCCCTCCTCTCCGCCGGCAACGCCATCCTGCGCTACGGCTTCAACTACAGCTCCAACGCCTACCTCGAGGCCCAGTGGTACATGTTCAGCCTCATCTTCCTCCTGGGGGGAGCCTACGCCCTCAAGCACAACGCCCACGTGCGGATAGACCTCCTCTTTGGCCGCTTTAGCCGGCGCACCCAGGCCTGGATTGACGTGGTGGGGACGGTGCTCTTCCTCCTGCCCATGGCCCTTGGGGTGCTCTACCTGGCCTGGCCCTGGGCCATGAACTCCCTGGCCATCCGGGAAATGTCCCCCGACGTGGGGGGGTTGCCCCGCTGGCCCATCAAGCTGGCGGTGGTGCTCGGTTTCGCCCTTCTGCTCCTCCAGGGCGTTTCGGAGCTCATCAAGCGCATCGCCTTTCTTACCGGCCACCGCCCCACCCCTTGGGACGAGGTGGAGAAGGAGGTGCTGGAATGA
- a CDS encoding MFS transporter, which translates to MRHGPGWFLRLSAYWFATSFKWFLVLLVLLPAKVAELSPPEEKASRLGFLFALGAVMAILGPPLMGYLSDRLGKRRPFLLWGSLLTAFALVLLAHAPSYGVLLLSYLLLQVADDLATGPYSALIPDLVAKGERGQASGYMGALQVLGQVLGGAVGFLLPLAPQAYAAALLNLLGAGLSLPLVPEALPHRSRRPFLEAMAAPWRDRDFLLVYLTRFLVMLGFYLAQTYLQYYLADAVRTFQALGRTLTEEPFQAVALLGLLISVGAGLASVPAGRASDRLGRKRLIYLSGAGLGLLMPFILLFPRYDLLLALSLLFGLFYGIYLAVDWALVTDVLQDPKAHATDMGLWQTSIVVPQVLAGAFGRPLDLLNTREEGLGYLVLFLLAGGFFLLGAFLVAPIRRAR; encoded by the coding sequence ATGCGCCACGGGCCAGGGTGGTTCCTCCGCCTCTCCGCTTACTGGTTCGCCACCAGCTTCAAGTGGTTCCTGGTTCTCCTGGTCCTCCTACCCGCCAAGGTGGCGGAGCTTTCCCCTCCCGAGGAGAAGGCGAGCCGCCTGGGCTTCCTCTTCGCCTTGGGGGCGGTGATGGCCATCCTGGGCCCACCCCTCATGGGCTACCTCTCGGACCGCCTGGGGAAAAGGCGGCCCTTTCTCCTTTGGGGAAGCCTCCTCACCGCCTTCGCCCTGGTGCTCCTCGCCCACGCCCCTAGCTACGGGGTGCTCCTCCTCTCCTACCTCCTGCTCCAGGTGGCGGACGATCTGGCCACGGGGCCCTACTCCGCCCTCATCCCCGACCTGGTGGCCAAAGGGGAGCGGGGCCAGGCCTCGGGCTACATGGGGGCGCTCCAGGTCTTGGGCCAGGTCCTGGGGGGTGCCGTGGGCTTCCTCTTGCCCCTGGCGCCCCAGGCCTATGCGGCCGCCCTCCTCAACCTCTTGGGCGCAGGCTTGAGCCTTCCCTTGGTCCCCGAGGCCCTGCCCCACCGCTCCCGGCGCCCCTTCCTCGAGGCCATGGCCGCCCCGTGGCGGGACCGGGACTTCCTCCTCGTCTACCTCACCCGCTTCCTGGTGATGCTGGGCTTCTACCTGGCCCAGACCTACCTCCAGTACTACTTGGCCGACGCGGTGCGGACCTTCCAGGCCCTGGGCCGCACCCTCACGGAAGAACCCTTCCAGGCGGTGGCCCTTCTGGGCCTCCTCATCTCCGTGGGGGCGGGGCTTGCCAGCGTGCCCGCCGGCCGGGCCTCGGACCGGCTTGGCCGGAAGCGCCTCATCTACCTTTCCGGGGCGGGGCTTGGGCTTCTGATGCCCTTTATCCTTCTCTTTCCCCGCTACGACCTACTCCTCGCCCTTTCCCTCCTCTTTGGGCTTTTCTACGGGATCTACCTGGCGGTGGACTGGGCCTTGGTGACGGATGTCCTCCAAGACCCCAAGGCCCACGCCACGGACATGGGCCTCTGGCAGACCTCCATCGTGGTGCCCCAGGTCCTGGCTGGGGCCTTTGGCCGGCCCTTGGACCTCCTGAACACCCGGGAAGAGGGCCTTGGCTACCTGGTCCTTTTCCTGCTGGCCGGGGGCTTCTTCCTCCTCGGGGCCTTCTTGGTGGCCCCCATCCGCCGGGCCCGGTAG
- a CDS encoding universal stress protein gives MRLLAAVDLGEALEALVATARHLEKGLGVEAELLHVVPTPYFDALGQRFPELREAFAATLAQVEARVREALSATGIRAKVLRGFPAQVVAAEAQKSRLVLLGQRGTGSLEALARGGLARYLLHRGEVPVLLLPKALSEIRRIAVGLDESPAALAAFRVAEAWGKALGAEVFALHLVSGKGGCCFPTYLDPERLSLGEVLERAKAFLEDLLKASGVVEVSPGEDELDLVRLAQARQADLLVLGSKAKSTWRHRLGRMVEALASQSPLPLLVVPEATVW, from the coding sequence ATGCGGCTCCTGGCAGCGGTGGACCTGGGAGAGGCCCTCGAGGCCCTGGTGGCCACGGCCCGCCACCTGGAAAAGGGGCTTGGGGTGGAAGCCGAGCTTTTGCACGTGGTGCCCACCCCTTACTTTGACGCCCTGGGCCAGCGCTTTCCCGAGCTAAGGGAGGCTTTCGCGGCTACGCTGGCCCAGGTGGAGGCCAGGGTGCGGGAGGCCCTCTCGGCCACGGGGATAAGGGCCAAGGTCCTCCGGGGCTTTCCCGCCCAGGTGGTGGCGGCGGAGGCGCAGAAAAGCCGCTTGGTCCTCCTGGGGCAACGGGGTACGGGGAGCCTCGAGGCCCTGGCCCGGGGCGGCCTGGCCCGCTACCTCCTCCACCGGGGGGAGGTGCCCGTCCTCCTTTTGCCCAAGGCCTTGAGCGAAATCCGGCGCATCGCCGTGGGCCTGGACGAAAGCCCAGCAGCCCTCGCCGCCTTCCGGGTCGCCGAGGCCTGGGGCAAGGCCTTGGGGGCCGAGGTCTTCGCCCTCCACCTGGTGAGCGGCAAGGGGGGGTGTTGCTTCCCCACCTACCTGGACCCGGAAAGGCTTTCCCTAGGGGAGGTGCTAGAGCGGGCCAAGGCCTTTTTGGAAGACCTCCTCAAGGCCTCGGGGGTGGTGGAGGTCTCCCCCGGGGAGGACGAACTGGACCTGGTACGCCTGGCCCAGGCCCGGCAAGCCGACCTCCTGGTTCTGGGCTCCAAGGCCAAAAGCACCTGGCGGCACCGCCTTGGGCGCATGGTGGAGGCGCTCGCTAGCCAAAGCCCCTTGCCCCTTCTGGTGGTACCCGAGGCCACGGTCTGGTAA
- the folP gene encoding dihydropteroate synthase, producing MLWLRDRALSLDRPLLMGILNLTPDSFSDGGRYLDPEKALKRAEAMVAEGADILDLGAESTRPGADPVPVEEEKRRLLPVLEAVLPLGVPVSVDTRKPEVAEEALRLGAHLLNDVTGLRDERMVALAARFGVPAVIMHMPVPDPKAMMAYARYGDVVKEVRDFLKAQAEKALGAGVPQVVLDPGFGFGKLLEHNLVLLKRLEEIVALGHPVLVGLSRKRTIGELTGVEVPERRVAGSVAAHLFAALKGARILRVHDVAAHREALAVWHALWG from the coding sequence GTGCTTTGGCTTCGGGACCGCGCCCTTTCCCTGGACCGCCCCCTCCTCATGGGCATCCTCAACCTGACCCCTGACTCCTTTTCCGATGGGGGGCGCTACCTGGACCCGGAAAAGGCCCTAAAACGGGCCGAGGCGATGGTGGCCGAGGGGGCGGACATTTTGGACCTGGGGGCCGAGTCCACCCGGCCGGGGGCGGACCCCGTGCCCGTGGAGGAGGAGAAAAGGAGGCTTCTGCCGGTGCTGGAAGCGGTCTTGCCCTTGGGGGTGCCGGTGAGCGTGGACACCCGCAAGCCCGAGGTGGCGGAGGAGGCCCTAAGGCTTGGCGCCCACCTCCTGAACGATGTGACGGGCCTTCGGGACGAGCGCATGGTGGCCCTGGCCGCCCGGTTTGGGGTGCCCGCCGTCATCATGCACATGCCCGTGCCCGATCCCAAGGCCATGATGGCCTATGCCCGCTACGGGGACGTGGTGAAGGAGGTGCGGGACTTCCTCAAGGCCCAGGCGGAAAAAGCCCTTGGGGCCGGGGTACCCCAGGTGGTCCTGGACCCGGGGTTTGGCTTCGGGAAGCTCCTAGAGCACAACCTCGTCCTCCTAAAGCGCCTGGAGGAGATCGTGGCCCTAGGGCACCCGGTGCTGGTGGGGCTATCCCGCAAGCGCACCATCGGGGAACTCACGGGGGTGGAGGTGCCGGAAAGGCGCGTGGCCGGCTCCGTGGCCGCCCACCTCTTCGCTGCCCTCAAGGGGGCGAGGATCCTCCGGGTGCACGACGTGGCCGCCCACCGGGAGGCCCTTGCCGTATGGCATGCCCTTTGGGGGTGA
- the folB gene encoding dihydroneopterin aldolase, with protein sequence MGTIALLGLEFYGRHGVMPEEGRLGARFVVDLWLSVAFEDKGDRLEETVDYAAVYALVEEVVRHRRFYLIEALADHLAEALLAAFPRLEGVRVRVHKPHAPIPGVFRDVYAEVEKTRS encoded by the coding sequence GTGGGGACCATTGCGCTTTTGGGGCTAGAGTTTTATGGCCGCCACGGCGTCATGCCCGAGGAGGGGCGGCTTGGGGCCCGGTTTGTGGTGGACCTCTGGCTTTCCGTGGCCTTTGAGGACAAGGGGGACCGGCTGGAGGAGACCGTGGACTACGCCGCCGTCTATGCCCTGGTGGAGGAGGTGGTGCGCCACCGCCGCTTCTACCTCATTGAGGCCCTGGCGGACCACCTGGCGGAAGCCCTTTTGGCGGCCTTTCCCCGCCTCGAGGGGGTAAGGGTGCGGGTGCACAAGCCCCACGCCCCCATCCCGGGCGTCTTCCGCGACGTGTACGCCGAGGTGGAGAAAACGCGCTCCTAG
- a CDS encoding NYN domain-containing protein, whose amino-acid sequence MERVAIFIDGSNLYKGLVQHLGSDYRLNFVEFITLLTAGRRLLRAYYYNAPLPPEDPAAKAHQSFLNYLKRVPYVAVRLGRLERRADGFVEKGVDIQIAIDILRLAYADAYDVAVLVSGDGDFAEVVRVVQDMGKQVENTTFHALSSHRLAQQADRFYPLDDFPWERLRAPGLPQVPEGGEG is encoded by the coding sequence ATGGAACGGGTGGCCATATTTATTGACGGCTCCAACCTCTACAAGGGGTTGGTGCAGCACCTGGGTTCGGACTATCGGCTGAACTTTGTGGAGTTCATCACCCTCCTCACCGCCGGGAGACGGCTTCTTCGCGCCTACTACTACAACGCCCCCCTTCCCCCAGAGGACCCGGCGGCCAAGGCCCACCAGAGCTTCCTCAACTACCTGAAGCGGGTGCCCTACGTGGCCGTGCGCCTGGGGCGGCTGGAACGCCGGGCGGATGGCTTCGTGGAGAAGGGGGTGGACATCCAGATCGCCATTGACATCCTGCGCCTGGCCTACGCCGACGCTTACGATGTGGCGGTTTTGGTTTCCGGGGACGGGGACTTCGCCGAGGTGGTGCGGGTGGTGCAGGACATGGGCAAGCAGGTGGAGAACACCACCTTCCACGCCCTTTCCTCCCACCGCTTGGCCCAGCAGGCGGACCGCTTCTACCCCTTGGACGATTTTCCCTGGGAGAGGCTTAGGGCGCCAGGCCTCCCCCAGGTGCCGGAGGGTGGGGAGGGCTAG